ACTAAATCCCCCCGGGGTGAGGAAGAAAAAATATTTTCATATTCCGATATCCACTGGCTGTGGCGGAGAAATTGTTTCCCTGGGGACAGTCAAAAAACAGCACTGTTCCCTCCCTGGGCGCCTCAAAAAATCGATATGCTACCGTAAGGTCGAGGGGAACTTCCCCATGGCCAGACTGTCATAGCCTCTGGTTTGGGAGGGCTGACCATGCCTTGGCTACAAACCTTTTCTTTTCGGCGATCGCCATTTTCCTTGGCCCGCAGACATTTAAAAAACAAGATTTTCGTGAAGATTAAATCAATATTTTTATTGTCATTACTTTTTGAGGCGACAGCAACAATGAAATCCTTACTCCGCATCGGCGCAACCCTCGGTCTGATTGGTACCACCGCGATTGGTACCTGGTTAGGTACCACCCTCCAGGCCTTAGCCTTGCCCACCGAAGAGGTAGTCAAAATTCTTCAAGGGGTGCCGGTTTTTACCATTGTGGATGCCCAGGGAGCCCCCTTAGTGGCCGTCGGTAATGACAACGAAAAAGTTACCGGTGTTTTCATTAGTCAACAAGAAGCCAATGGCTTTTTACAGGAACTGAAAAAACAAAAACCCGACGTTGGTTCCCAGGTCAGTGTTCAACCCGTTTCCCTGGGGGAAGTAGTGAAAATTGCCCAGGCCAATGCGAACCAGACCGACCCCCTGGGTTTTGCCTATGTGCCCATCCCGGCCCAGGTGCAAGCAGCTCAGCAAATGCCCAATTCTGAATACCAAGGGGGAGTACCCCTATTCGTAGCCAGAGGGGGAGAAGACCAAGGTTACCTTACTATCCAACAGGAAAACGAGCAAATTATTCCTTTCTTCCTGGAGGCTAGTCAAATTCAGCAAATGGTGGAACGGTTTAAGCAAGAGCAACCTGCCATGGCCGACAGCATCGTGATCGACGTGATTGCCATGGAGAATGTTATTTCTACCTTACAAACCAGTGACGATGCCATGCTCAAGCAAATCCGCATTGTGCCTACCCAGGAAGCCATTCAATTTATCCGTTCTTTATCCGCCCAACAACCTAAGTAATCCCTGGAGTTTATCTCTAATCTAAGGGCTTAATGGGGGCAAATAAATTACCACTTACCTCGAATCAGGGGGGAAGGATGGGAAATAACTTTGATGGATTATCCCCCCCTGGCCCTGCATTGATGAAGTCACCACACTGGGTTGCCGAAGGGACCATGGCTAACTATATTTAACCCATGAATAACCTTGTGGGAGATTTTTTCAGGATGCGTCTATTTTGGCCCCAGTCCCGTCGTCGGTTGACGGCGATCGCCTTGAATCTAGCCCTTGCTGGCACCACCGCCGGACTAATGTTTGCCTGTGCTGAACCAGAACCTACCCCTGGGGACGGAGCTAGTCAACCCAGCACCGGGGGAGAAGGAGGAGCGCTAAAACTAGGGGCCCTGCTGCCGGCTACGGGGGATCTATCTTCCATCGGGCAAAATATGCCTTTAGCGGTGCAATTGGCGGTGGATACCATCAATGCCTGTGGCGGCGTCAATGGCCAAGACGTAACGGTGGTGATTGAAGATGATCAAACCGATCCCACCGCAGGGGTTTCCGCCATGACCAAATTGGCAGAAGCGGATCAGGTAGCTGGCGTGGTAGGTTCCTTTGCCAGCAGCGTTTCCAGTGCGGCGGTGCCCATCGCAGTGAGAAACAACATTATGATGATTTCCCCGGGCAGCACTAGTCCTGTGTTTACTGACCAGGCCAAGAAGGGCGAATTTAAAGGCTTTTGGGCCCGTACCGCTCCTCCCGATACGTACCAAGCCCAGGCCCTAGCTGCCTTGGCCAAGAAACAAGGTTTTACCGACGCCGCCACCGTGGTTATCAACAATGACTATGGTGTGGGGTTTGAAAAAGTATTTGTGGAATCCTTCACCGCCGATGGCGGTAATGTGACCAATAAAGATAACCCGGTGCGCTACGATCCCAAGGCGGCAACGTTGGATACGGAAGCGGCCCAGGGCTTTGCCAATAGTCCTGACGCTGTGGCGGCTATTCTTTATGCTGATACGGGGAGTGTGTTGGTGCAATCGGCCTACCGCCAGGGCTTAATGGATGGAGTCA
The genomic region above belongs to Synechocystis sp. PCC 6803 substr. PCC-P and contains:
- a CDS encoding Tic22 family chloroplast protein importer; the encoded protein is MPWLQTFSFRRSPFSLARRHLKNKIFVKIKSIFLLSLLFEATATMKSLLRIGATLGLIGTTAIGTWLGTTLQALALPTEEVVKILQGVPVFTIVDAQGAPLVAVGNDNEKVTGVFISQQEANGFLQELKKQKPDVGSQVSVQPVSLGEVVKIAQANANQTDPLGFAYVPIPAQVQAAQQMPNSEYQGGVPLFVARGGEDQGYLTIQQENEQIIPFFLEASQIQQMVERFKQEQPAMADSIVIDVIAMENVISTLQTSDDAMLKQIRIVPTQEAIQFIRSLSAQQPK
- a CDS encoding ABC transporter substrate-binding protein, coding for MNNLVGDFFRMRLFWPQSRRRLTAIALNLALAGTTAGLMFACAEPEPTPGDGASQPSTGGEGGALKLGALLPATGDLSSIGQNMPLAVQLAVDTINACGGVNGQDVTVVIEDDQTDPTAGVSAMTKLAEADQVAGVVGSFASSVSSAAVPIAVRNNIMMISPGSTSPVFTDQAKKGEFKGFWARTAPPDTYQAQALAALAKKQGFTDAATVVINNDYGVGFEKVFVESFTADGGNVTNKDNPVRYDPKAATLDTEAAQGFANSPDAVAAILYADTGSVLVQSAYRQGLMDGVTLLLTDGVYSPDFVEKVGKDANGVSLLSGALGTVPGADGKSLEAFTAQWKDATGGKDVTAFVPHTYDATVLMMLAAEAAKSNTGAGIQSKIRDVSNGPGEEVTDACEAIAMVREGKDINYQGASGNVDIDENGDVVGTYDVWTVKGDGTLEVIDKVTPGSGS